In Brachybacterium fresconis, the genomic stretch GCGATCTCCTCGGCGGAGTAGCCCAGCGGCGGCTCGACCAGGACGGGGATCCCCCGCCGCATGAGCTGCAGCAGATCCTCCGCGTGCAGCCCGTCGGTCGACAGCACGGCCGCGTCCACGCTCACCGTCTTCGCCCGCACCGCGGTGATGAGATCCGCGACGGATTCGTAGCGCACGTCCTCATCCAGTCCCCACACCTCGGAGGACTCCCGACGCCGCCGCGGCGAATGATCCACCAGCGCGGTCACCGCGAACCGGTCCCAGCGCCGCCGCAGCACCGGCAGGTGCACGGCCTGGGCCATGGTTCCGGCGCCGATCACGGCGATGTTCAGGGTCTTCGGCATCGACAGGCTCCTCGGGCTCATCAGGGATCGGCCTCCGCCACGGGGCACCGCGGCGCGATGGCCGTCCCCGGCTCCGCGCCTCCGGTCCGGCGCGTGACGCACGCCTGTTCTACCACACCGGTGGTGACCGCCACCTGGCCACTTCTCCAGTGCGACCTGCGCATCATCGAAGCGCACGACGGGGTACGTCGTCCCGCCCGGCCCCGGAGCGGATATATCCTGGCACGCAGTCCAGGACATCTTCAGGAGGACCCCGTGACCCAGCGCTTCTACATGGGTGTTCGCACCGCCGTGCGCCCCCTCGTCTCGCTCGTCTGGAACCCTCGGATCACCGGGCTGGAGAACGTGCCGCGCGAGGGCGGGTTCATCATCGCCTCGAACCACCTCTCCAACATCGACAGCTTCGTGATCCCGGTGGCCTTCCCGCGCCAGATCCGATTCGTCGCCAAGAAGAGCCTGTGGACCCAGAAGGGGCTGAAGGGTCGGATCCTGACGTGGTTCTTCACCGCCGTCGACGCCGTCCCCGTCGATCGCGAGGCGCTGTCCTCCGGGAAGGGCGCTCTGCAGTCCGCCCAGGTCATCCTCCGCGAGGGCGCCGGGTTCGGCATCTATCCCGAGGGCTCGCGATCCAGGGACGGCAAGCTCCACCCGGGAAAGCAGGGCGCGGCCTGGCTCGCCCTCGAATCCGGGCGCCCGATCATCCCCGTCGGCCTCAAGGGCACCCAGGAGCTGATGAAGCTGAAGCTGCCCGAGCGGGGGGCGGTCACCGTGCGCATCGGGGCGCCGATCGATTTCAGCGACCTCGACCCCGCCGCCTCCAAGGGGAAGAAGCGCCGCCTGATGACCGCACGGATCATGGACGAGATCCAGGCGCTGTCCGGCCAGCAGCGCTCCGACGTCCCCACCTCCTCCGCCCGCTCGGAGTTCTGAGCGCTCTCCCGCCCCCGCCGGGACCACGGCGGACCCCGTAGGATCGGGGCAGGCCGCGCGCATCCCGGGCGCGGCCGATGTCCGGACCGCACCCGAGGAGAACAGATGGCAGTCGTCGTCGGATTCATCCCCACCGAGGTGGGCTTCAAGGCGCTGGCGGCCGCACGCGAACAGGCGGAACGACGCGGCGGCCCGCTGATCGTCGTCAACGTGGTGCGCGAGGGTGTCCAGGAGGATCCCCGCCACGCCGATGATCAGCAGCTCGAGATCGCCCGGGACCAGCTGCGACAGTCCTCCGTGCGGGTCGCGATGCGCCAGGAGCACACCGAGGACGACATCGCCGACGTGCTGCTGGACGTGGTCGAGGAGGAGAAGGCCGAGCTGCTCGTGCTCGGCATCCGACACCAGAACGATCTCGCCCGCCACCTGTTGGGTCTGACCGTGCAGAAGCTGCTGCTCTCCTCCCCCAGCGAGGTCCTCGTCGTTTGACGGTGCCCGGTTCCCGCTCCGGCACAGTGGCCGAACCGCGGACTCTGCGCGAGAATGATGCCAGGACACCGCTGTCGCTACGGCCCGCCATGAGACCTGATGGTGCGTGCTGGGGCAGCCATTGCTTCGCAGGATGCAGGGGGATCCATGGCTCGGGCCACGACGATCGATCGCGATGCCTGGCTGGGGTATCGCTGGGCCAGGCACGGCCTGGGCGGCGATGCGGTGAACGGTGACCTCGACGATCTGTTGGTGCTCGGGGTGCAGGGGAACCGGCAGTCCCGTGGCGAACACGCACTGTCTCAGCGCGTCGAGCATGTCCGTGACACCGCGGTCGCCGATGCGATCACCCCCGAGGGGCCGCTGGTGTGCCTGTGGTCGGTGCGCGGTGCTCCCCACGCCCACCGTGCAGAACAGCTCGATCTGGTGCGCGATGCCTTGGAACCCTCGGCGTCCGACGACGGCGGCCCCGAGTTCGTCCGGGCCGTCGACGACGTCGCGGAGGCGCTCGCGGGGATCGTCACGCCCGGGATGTCCAAGGGAGAGGCCAGCCGTCGGGTCAGCGACTCCGTGGCGCCGTCCCTGGTGACGTGGTGTGCACGGTGCCGAGCTCGGCACGTGGACGACGAAGTCTTCCGAGCGGCCGGTCGACGGGCCCAGA encodes the following:
- a CDS encoding lysophospholipid acyltransferase family protein, with the translated sequence MTQRFYMGVRTAVRPLVSLVWNPRITGLENVPREGGFIIASNHLSNIDSFVIPVAFPRQIRFVAKKSLWTQKGLKGRILTWFFTAVDAVPVDREALSSGKGALQSAQVILREGAGFGIYPEGSRSRDGKLHPGKQGAAWLALESGRPIIPVGLKGTQELMKLKLPERGAVTVRIGAPIDFSDLDPAASKGKKRRLMTARIMDEIQALSGQQRSDVPTSSARSEF
- a CDS encoding universal stress protein; amino-acid sequence: MAVVVGFIPTEVGFKALAAAREQAERRGGPLIVVNVVREGVQEDPRHADDQQLEIARDQLRQSSVRVAMRQEHTEDDIADVLLDVVEEEKAELLVLGIRHQNDLARHLLGLTVQKLLLSSPSEVLVV